The Planctomycetota bacterium genome window below encodes:
- a CDS encoding peptidase S10 — protein MSRVRLSGILLCGLVWAAGPVAGQDKAAPGALPSERLVESRSAVTIGGQKIDYVANTGNILLRDDEGKAQASIFFVAYHRVKVTEPGPVPAGQPAAVVVSPPDPARPITFCFNGGPGSSSVWLHLGAWGPRRAVMPETGEQPMPPSKVGDNDLSLLDVTDLVFIDPVSTGYSRAAPGVDPKRYHGVQEDVAAVGEFIRLYLTRHQRWGSAKFIAGESYGTTRAAALAAYLQDSLGIDLSGVVLVSSILNFGTARFDDGHDLPYSLFLPSYTATAWHHKRLPGDLLGDLKKALTESEQFAAGEYPQLLMKGDKLTGEERTALAKKLARLTGLSEDYVTRSNFRIEIQRFCKELLRDQARTVGRFDSRLKGVDADMVGNRPESDPSYAAVFTAFTGAANQYFRRDLKYDTDLKYEVLTGRVQPWDFGARNSFLNVGPQLAGAVRKNPGLRVFVASGYYDLATPYFATDYTMNHLGLDAEMKKRITFSYFEAGH, from the coding sequence ATGTCTCGTGTCCGTTTGTCTGGAATTCTGCTCTGCGGTCTGGTGTGGGCGGCGGGCCCGGTTGCCGGGCAGGACAAGGCCGCCCCCGGCGCGCTGCCGTCTGAACGGCTCGTGGAGTCGCGGTCGGCAGTGACCATCGGCGGGCAGAAGATCGACTACGTCGCCAACACCGGCAACATCCTCCTCCGCGACGACGAGGGCAAAGCCCAGGCGAGCATCTTTTTCGTCGCCTACCACCGGGTCAAGGTCACCGAGCCGGGCCCCGTCCCGGCGGGGCAGCCGGCAGCAGTCGTCGTGTCGCCGCCCGACCCGGCCCGGCCGATCACGTTCTGCTTCAACGGCGGCCCGGGCAGTTCCTCGGTCTGGCTGCACCTCGGTGCGTGGGGGCCCCGCCGGGCCGTCATGCCCGAGACCGGTGAGCAGCCGATGCCGCCCTCGAAAGTCGGCGACAACGACCTGTCGCTCCTCGACGTGACCGACCTCGTGTTTATCGACCCGGTGAGCACGGGCTATAGCCGGGCCGCGCCGGGCGTGGATCCGAAGAGATATCACGGCGTGCAGGAAGACGTGGCCGCTGTCGGCGAGTTCATTCGATTGTACCTGACGCGCCACCAGCGATGGGGCTCCGCGAAGTTCATTGCCGGCGAGAGCTACGGCACCACCCGCGCGGCCGCGCTCGCTGCTTACCTTCAGGACTCGCTCGGCATTGACCTCTCGGGCGTGGTCCTCGTCTCCAGCATCCTCAACTTCGGCACCGCCCGCTTCGACGATGGGCACGACTTGCCCTACTCGCTGTTCCTCCCGAGTTACACTGCAACGGCCTGGCACCATAAGCGTCTGCCTGGCGACCTGCTCGGCGACCTGAAGAAGGCGCTGACCGAGAGCGAACAGTTCGCCGCCGGCGAGTACCCGCAACTGCTGATGAAGGGCGATAAGCTCACCGGCGAGGAGCGCACCGCGCTCGCGAAGAAGCTCGCCCGCCTGACCGGGCTTTCGGAGGATTACGTCACCCGCTCCAACTTCCGCATCGAGATCCAGCGGTTCTGCAAGGAGCTGCTCCGCGATCAGGCGCGGACAGTCGGGCGGTTCGACTCGCGCCTCAAGGGCGTCGACGCCGACATGGTCGGCAATCGGCCCGAATCGGACCCGAGCTACGCGGCGGTGTTCACGGCGTTCACCGGCGCGGCCAATCAGTACTTCCGCCGCGACCTGAAGTACGACACGGACCTGAAGTACGAGGTGCTCACCGGCCGGGTCCAGCCGTGGGACTTCGGGGCCCGCAATTCATTCCTCAACGTCGGCCCGCAACTCGCGGGAGCGGTCCGCAAGAACCCTGGCCTGCGCGTGTTTGTGGCCAGTGGCTATTACGACCTGGCCACGCCGTACTTCGCAACCGATTACACCATGAATCACCTCGGCCTCGATGCGGAGATGAAGAAGCGGATCACCTTCAGCTACTTCGAGGCCGGGCACA
- a CDS encoding MATE family efflux transporter produces MPTSVEPLITRLPHGPVVGRVFRLAIPVLIQQLLILVVGLSDRWLAGHLPAGSAEELAAYQAAQGTALYLGWFISSYTVLVSAGASAVVARCIGAGDTPAAGRAMHQAILLGLFVGLLGAFIGVGFTGLLVRSLSLEGDAARFCIAYLRPMFWLYGAQVVEAAGIACLQGAGDTRTGLFVQGGIAVGNLPVAWLMCRGFGDWPGLGFRGIAWGTALCYVFGAIAVAIVLARGRAGLRLRLPGFRPDFHMLWRLLRVSLPAGADSLSVVAGQFVFLTIINDLGVIAAAAHTTALGWEALGFQSAHAFGIAAMALVGQNLGAKRPDDAAHAGWTAFGFGCLCTCVMGLIFYIFAPEMARFFNPDPMQARTVAEAVPVLRLVALATPALASTIIFTQALRGAGDTRVPVLFTWCGFLLVRLPLAYLLTGPRFGLGLYGAWLAMCADLAVRGTFFFWRFASGRWKLARV; encoded by the coding sequence ATGCCGACCTCTGTGGAACCTCTGATAACCCGCCTGCCGCACGGCCCCGTCGTCGGTCGGGTGTTCCGGTTGGCGATTCCGGTACTGATCCAGCAACTGCTGATCCTGGTCGTCGGGCTCTCCGACCGCTGGCTGGCCGGGCACCTGCCCGCCGGCTCGGCCGAGGAACTGGCCGCGTACCAGGCCGCCCAGGGCACGGCCCTTTACCTGGGCTGGTTCATCTCCAGCTACACCGTCCTCGTGAGTGCCGGTGCGAGCGCGGTGGTCGCCCGCTGCATCGGCGCGGGCGACACGCCGGCGGCCGGCCGGGCGATGCACCAGGCGATCCTCCTCGGGCTCTTCGTAGGGCTTCTGGGCGCGTTCATCGGCGTCGGATTTACGGGCCTGCTCGTGCGGTCCCTCAGCCTCGAAGGGGATGCGGCACGCTTCTGCATTGCGTACCTCCGGCCCATGTTCTGGCTTTACGGCGCCCAGGTCGTCGAGGCGGCCGGGATCGCATGCCTTCAGGGCGCGGGCGACACGCGGACCGGCCTTTTCGTGCAGGGCGGGATCGCGGTGGGCAACCTTCCCGTCGCGTGGCTCATGTGCAGGGGGTTCGGCGACTGGCCGGGCCTCGGCTTCCGCGGCATCGCCTGGGGCACCGCGCTGTGCTACGTGTTCGGGGCAATCGCCGTCGCCATCGTCCTGGCACGGGGAAGGGCGGGATTGCGACTCAGGCTCCCGGGATTCCGGCCGGACTTCCACATGCTCTGGCGGTTGCTGCGGGTCAGCCTCCCGGCCGGGGCCGACAGCCTCTCGGTCGTTGCCGGGCAGTTCGTGTTTCTGACAATCATCAATGACCTCGGCGTGATCGCCGCCGCCGCTCACACCACCGCGCTGGGCTGGGAAGCGCTCGGCTTCCAGTCGGCCCACGCCTTCGGGATCGCCGCGATGGCGCTCGTGGGCCAGAACCTCGGCGCGAAGCGGCCCGACGACGCGGCCCATGCCGGCTGGACCGCGTTCGGGTTCGGCTGCCTATGTACCTGCGTCATGGGTCTGATCTTCTACATCTTCGCGCCGGAGATGGCGCGGTTCTTCAACCCGGACCCCATGCAGGCGCGGACGGTGGCCGAGGCGGTACCCGTGCTTCGCCTTGTCGCATTGGCGACCCCCGCGCTCGCGAGCACGATTATCTTCACGCAGGCTCTGCGTGGCGCGGGTGATACGCGGGTGCCGGTGTTGTTCACATGGTGCGGGTTCCTCCTGGTTCGCCTGCCGCTGGCGTATTTGCTGACGGGCCCGCGGTTCGGGCTGGGGTTGTACGGCGCGTGGCTGGCGATGTGTGCGGACCTCGCGGTTCGCGGGACGTTTTTCTTCTGGCGGTTTGCGAGCGGCCGGTGGAAGCTGGCCCGGGTATGA